The following proteins are co-located in the Haliovirga abyssi genome:
- the gltA gene encoding NADPH-dependent glutamate synthase, which yields MFNMKKEKTKSKEQFPKERAKNFLEVEYTYTPEEAVEEAKRCIQCKNPGCVSGCPVSVPIPQFIKKVSEKEFIEAYKIITTQNRMPAICGRVCPQEKQCEQRCVRGKNGEPVAIGRLERFVADYYMKNAEDEKVEIKSNKIKVAVIGSGPAGLTCAGELAKYGYDVTIFEALHTFGGVLIYGIPEFRLPKEIVKKEIKKILDLGVKVEKNVIVGKSITIEELEEEGYKAIFIGSGAGLPRFMNIEGENLNGVYSANEFLTRVNLMKAYDKEKSHTPLKMGKNVVVVGAGNVAMDSARTALRLGAESVTIVYRRGEAEIPARAEEVKHAKEEGIIFKLLTNPTRIIEDDGWVKEIECVEMELGEPDNSGRRRPIVKVGSEFKIKADTVIIAIGQQPNPLIKQTTSELEINKRGGIIVEEETMATSIDGVYAGGDIVTGAATVILAMGAGKKAAKAIHEKLQKNN from the coding sequence ATGTTTAATATGAAAAAAGAAAAAACAAAATCTAAAGAGCAATTTCCAAAAGAAAGAGCAAAAAATTTTCTAGAAGTAGAATATACATATACTCCAGAAGAAGCAGTAGAGGAAGCTAAAAGATGTATACAGTGTAAAAATCCAGGGTGTGTTTCTGGGTGTCCAGTAAGTGTGCCTATTCCTCAATTTATAAAAAAAGTTTCAGAAAAAGAATTTATAGAAGCATATAAAATTATAACTACTCAAAATAGAATGCCTGCAATTTGCGGTAGAGTATGTCCTCAAGAAAAACAATGTGAACAAAGATGTGTGAGAGGGAAAAATGGAGAACCTGTAGCAATTGGAAGATTAGAGAGATTTGTTGCAGATTATTATATGAAAAATGCAGAAGATGAAAAAGTTGAGATAAAAAGTAATAAAATTAAAGTGGCAGTAATTGGTTCTGGACCTGCTGGATTAACTTGTGCAGGAGAACTTGCTAAATATGGATATGATGTAACTATATTTGAGGCATTACATACTTTTGGCGGCGTATTAATATATGGAATTCCAGAATTTAGATTACCAAAAGAGATTGTAAAAAAAGAGATAAAGAAAATATTAGATTTAGGAGTAAAAGTTGAAAAAAATGTAATTGTAGGAAAATCAATTACAATAGAAGAGTTGGAAGAAGAAGGGTATAAAGCTATATTTATAGGTAGTGGAGCAGGACTTCCAAGGTTTATGAATATTGAAGGAGAAAATTTAAATGGAGTTTATTCAGCAAATGAATTTTTAACAAGAGTAAACTTAATGAAAGCATATGATAAAGAAAAATCTCATACTCCATTAAAAATGGGCAAAAATGTTGTAGTAGTAGGAGCAGGTAATGTAGCTATGGATTCTGCAAGAACAGCATTAAGATTAGGAGCAGAAAGTGTAACAATTGTATATAGAAGAGGAGAAGCAGAAATTCCTGCAAGAGCCGAAGAAGTGAAACATGCAAAAGAAGAAGGAATAATTTTTAAATTATTAACTAATCCAACTAGAATAATAGAAGATGATGGGTGGGTAAAAGAGATAGAATGTGTAGAAATGGAATTAGGAGAACCTGATAATTCAGGAAGAAGAAGACCAATTGTAAAAGTGGGCAGCGAATTTAAAATAAAAGCAGATACTGTAATTATAGCAATAGGACAACAACCTAATCCATTAATAAAACAAACAACTTCAGAATTAGAGATAAATAAAAGGGGTGGAATTATAGTAGAAGAAGAAACAATGGCAACATCTATAGATGGTGTATATGCAGGGGGAGACATAGTTACAGGGGCTGCAACAGTAATATTAGCAATGGGAGCAGGTAAAAAAGCTGCAAAAGCAATTCATGAAAAGTTACAAAAAAATAATTAA
- a CDS encoding P-II family nitrogen regulator → MKKIEAIIRPTKLHDVKEALSDIGVKGITLTEVRGFGRQKGQTEIFRGAEYKVDFLPKIKIEVVTRAERVDEIVKIIMKATKTGEIGDGKIFISAIEEVVRIRTGETGKDAI, encoded by the coding sequence ATGAAAAAAATTGAAGCTATAATTCGACCTACTAAATTACATGATGTGAAAGAGGCTCTTAGTGATATTGGAGTAAAAGGAATTACTTTAACTGAAGTTAGAGGATTTGGGCGACAAAAAGGACAAACAGAAATCTTTAGAGGTGCAGAATACAAGGTTGACTTTTTACCTAAAATAAAAATTGAGGTTGTAACAAGAGCTGAAAGAGTAGATGAAATTGTAAAAATTATAATGAAAGCTACTAAAACTGGAGAAATTGGTGATGGTAAAATTTTTATATCGGCGATTGAAGAAGTTGTAAGAATTCGTACTGGTGAAACTGGAAAAGATGCGATATAA
- a CDS encoding ABC transporter substrate-binding protein, which yields MKKILLLLSLFIITISAYSITIITPKAPPAIPILRAKENDSTINIQYYTNANTEVIPKIIKEKGNLYIIPSNVAAKLYNKGKDLKILGITSLGLVYLLSSDENINSIKDLNSKEIYIGAQGSSPDVIAQFAFAKNKVTPMIKYGSSQEITKMLLTNRIKTAVVPEPLASLVLSKNKKVKRVVKFTKEWKKIDSNLKGIPQVALVVPTKYYNKNKAKIDEILLNLKKSSDWVNSHKEEAAKLGKEKLQLSKLFSAKIIFDSIDYMNLVFISKGESKYLIPYFNHLKNINPKMIGGKLPNEKIYIK from the coding sequence ATGAAAAAAATATTATTATTATTATCACTGTTTATTATAACTATTTCTGCTTACTCAATAACTATTATTACACCAAAAGCTCCACCGGCGATACCAATATTAAGAGCTAAAGAAAATGACTCTACAATTAATATTCAATACTATACAAATGCAAATACAGAAGTTATACCTAAAATAATCAAAGAAAAAGGAAATTTATATATTATTCCTTCAAATGTAGCTGCAAAATTATATAATAAAGGAAAAGATTTAAAAATATTAGGTATTACAAGTTTAGGTCTTGTCTATTTATTAAGTAGTGATGAAAATATAAATTCAATAAAAGATTTAAACAGTAAAGAAATTTATATTGGAGCACAGGGGTCTTCTCCTGATGTTATTGCACAATTTGCTTTTGCGAAAAATAAAGTAACTCCAATGATAAAATATGGTTCTTCTCAAGAAATAACAAAAATGTTGTTGACAAACAGAATTAAAACAGCAGTAGTTCCTGAACCACTTGCAAGTTTGGTTTTATCTAAAAATAAAAAAGTAAAAAGGGTTGTAAAGTTTACAAAAGAGTGGAAAAAAATTGATTCTAATTTAAAAGGAATACCACAAGTTGCTCTTGTTGTTCCAACTAAATATTATAATAAAAATAAAGCTAAGATAGATGAAATTTTGTTGAATTTGAAAAAAAGCAGCGATTGGGTTAACAGTCATAAAGAAGAAGCTGCTAAATTAGGGAAAGAAAAATTACAACTTTCAAAACTTTTTTCAGCAAAAATTATTTTTGACTCAATTGATTATATGAATCTTGTATTTATTTCTAAAGGAGAAAGTAAATATCTTATTCCATATTTTAATCATTTGAAAAATATAAATCCTAAAATGATTGGTGGAAAACTACCAAATGAAAAAATATACATTAAATAA
- a CDS encoding ABC transporter permease translates to MKKYTLNKFIVMLIVLFIWQLASFFYNEIVLPSPLNVIYSLRDILIKENFITIIGYSFMRTLIGLLFAISFGTVIGLFSGLNEKFNSYISPIVIFIQSMPIISWIILALIWFDNNFIPIFILIIATIPIFILNISTAILNTDKNLIEMANIYKVSKKKIMKNIYLPTIKSNFFSSLKIGSGQGFKISIMAEIIARSQNGIGEKMNWAWINIETSDIIAWSLIIVFISFFFEFIINLFLEKKL, encoded by the coding sequence ATGAAAAAATATACATTAAATAAATTTATAGTAATGCTAATTGTCTTGTTTATTTGGCAATTAGCCTCTTTTTTTTACAATGAAATAGTTTTACCTTCTCCTTTGAATGTGATTTATTCTTTAAGAGATATTTTAATAAAAGAAAACTTTATAACTATAATTGGATATAGTTTTATGAGGACTTTAATTGGATTACTGTTTGCAATTAGTTTTGGAACTGTTATTGGATTGTTTTCAGGTTTAAATGAAAAATTTAATTCTTATATCTCTCCAATTGTTATTTTTATTCAATCTATGCCAATTATTTCTTGGATTATACTTGCTTTAATATGGTTTGATAATAATTTTATTCCTATTTTTATATTAATAATTGCCACTATTCCAATTTTTATATTAAATATCTCTACAGCTATTTTAAATACTGATAAAAATTTAATAGAAATGGCAAATATATATAAAGTAAGTAAAAAAAAGATAATGAAAAATATATATCTTCCAACAATAAAATCTAATTTTTTTTCATCATTAAAAATTGGTTCTGGACAGGGGTTTAAAATATCAATAATGGCTGAAATAATTGCTCGTTCTCAAAATGGGATAGGGGAAAAAATGAATTGGGCTTGGATAAATATTGAAACAAGTGATATTATAGCATGGAGTTTAATTATTGTGTTTATTAGCTTCTTTTTTGAGTTTATAATAAATTTATTTTTGGAGAAAAAATTATGA
- a CDS encoding ammonium transporter, translated as MSLDVLAKSTNVLFLLLGAIMIFAMHAGFAFLEVGSVRQKNQVNALVKILTDWAVSTVVYFLIGYPIARGISFLKPADQLISGNMGYDLVKFFFLLTFAACIPAIISGGIAERAKFWPQVLAGAIFVGLLYPFFESIIWGQNAEAFQNFIKNIGGANFSDYAGSVVVHSFGGWLALPAILILGNRNGRYSKDKTKSYPLPISNVPFLALGSWVLSVGWFGFNVMSALNIGEISGLVALNSLFAMVGGILAALLFSKRDAIFVHNGALAGLVAVCAGSNIYHPLGAFIVGAIAAIIFVIGFNLETEKFKIDDVLGVWILHGVIGSWGGIAAGIFGLKIFGGLGGVTFISQLIGTLSAIVIALVGGFVVYYTIDKTIGFRLNAAEEEKGSDLVIHSLEAYPEK; from the coding sequence ATGAGTTTAGACGTTTTAGCAAAAAGCACTAATGTTTTATTTTTACTTTTAGGAGCAATAATGATTTTCGCAATGCATGCAGGGTTTGCATTTTTAGAAGTAGGTTCTGTTAGGCAAAAAAATCAAGTAAATGCACTTGTAAAAATTTTAACAGATTGGGCAGTATCAACTGTTGTATATTTTTTAATTGGATATCCAATTGCAAGAGGAATTAGTTTTTTGAAACCAGCTGATCAATTAATTAGTGGAAATATGGGATATGATTTAGTAAAATTCTTTTTCTTATTAACATTTGCAGCTTGTATACCAGCTATAATTTCAGGTGGTATCGCAGAAAGAGCTAAATTTTGGCCTCAAGTATTAGCAGGAGCAATATTTGTAGGGCTTTTATATCCATTTTTCGAATCAATTATATGGGGACAAAATGCAGAAGCTTTTCAAAATTTTATAAAAAATATAGGTGGAGCTAATTTTTCAGATTATGCAGGTTCAGTAGTGGTCCATTCATTTGGAGGATGGTTAGCATTACCTGCAATATTAATACTTGGAAATAGAAATGGCAGATATTCAAAAGATAAAACTAAAAGTTATCCATTGCCAATAAGTAATGTCCCATTTTTAGCATTAGGAAGTTGGGTTTTATCAGTAGGATGGTTTGGATTTAATGTAATGAGTGCCTTAAATATTGGAGAAATATCTGGTTTAGTAGCTTTAAACTCTCTCTTTGCAATGGTTGGTGGAATTTTAGCTGCACTGTTATTTTCTAAAAGAGATGCGATTTTTGTTCATAATGGAGCATTAGCAGGACTTGTAGCTGTCTGTGCTGGCTCAAATATTTATCATCCATTAGGAGCATTTATAGTTGGGGCAATTGCAGCAATCATTTTTGTAATTGGATTTAATTTAGAAACTGAAAAATTTAAAATAGATGATGTATTAGGTGTATGGATTTTACATGGAGTTATTGGAAGTTGGGGCGGTATTGCAGCAGGAATATTTGGATTAAAAATATTTGGTGGACTAGGAGGAGTTACATTTATATCTCAATTAATTGGAACTTTATCTGCAATAGTTATCGCATTAGTAGGAGGTTTTGTTGTTTATTATACAATAGATAAAACAATTGGATTTAGATTAAATGCAGCAGAAGAGGAAAAAGGATCGGATCTTGTTATTCATTCATTAGAAGCGTATCCTGAAAAATAA
- the asnS gene encoding asparagine--tRNA ligase: MRKNEVKDLYRNHQNYLDKPVTVGGWIRTIRTSKNFGFIELNDGTFFNSIQIVFENDLENFEEISKLTTGSSILVHGTLVKSPGSKQPFEVKSNEVIIKGVSELEYPLQKKRHTFEFLRTIAHLRPRTNTFSAVFRVRSLLAHAIHTFFQEKGFVYVHAPIITTSDAEGAGEMFKVTTLSNENLAKKDYSKDFFGKEAGLTVSGQLNVETYCMAFGKVYTFGPTFRAENSNTGRHAAEFWMIEPEIAFADLNDDMELAEEMTKFIINYVLEKAPEEMEFFNKFIDKGLIERLKHVSSSDFAKVTYTEAIEILEKSNKKFDFPVKWGNDLQTEHERYLTEEHFKKPVFVTDYPKGIKAFYMKLNPDEKTVAAMDLLVPGIGEIIGGSQREENLETLKSKMDELGLSQEDYWWYLDTRKYGTVEHAGFGLGFERMVMYVTGMQNIRDVVSFPRTPKNADF, from the coding sequence ATGCGAAAAAATGAAGTGAAAGATTTATACCGAAATCATCAAAACTATCTAGATAAACCTGTAACTGTTGGGGGATGGATTAGAACAATTAGGACATCTAAAAATTTTGGATTTATTGAATTAAATGATGGGACTTTTTTTAATTCAATACAAATTGTATTTGAAAATGATCTTGAAAATTTTGAAGAGATATCTAAATTAACTACAGGTTCTTCTATTTTGGTTCATGGAACTTTAGTAAAATCCCCAGGGTCAAAACAGCCTTTTGAAGTGAAATCTAATGAAGTTATTATAAAAGGGGTTTCTGAACTTGAATATCCCCTTCAAAAAAAGAGACATACATTTGAATTTTTAAGAACAATTGCTCATTTAAGACCTCGTACAAATACTTTTTCTGCAGTATTTAGAGTTAGATCTTTATTAGCTCATGCTATACATACTTTTTTCCAAGAAAAAGGATTTGTGTATGTTCATGCACCTATAATAACTACAAGTGATGCAGAAGGAGCAGGAGAGATGTTTAAAGTGACAACTCTTTCTAATGAAAATCTTGCTAAAAAAGATTATTCAAAAGATTTTTTTGGAAAAGAAGCTGGATTAACTGTTAGTGGACAATTAAATGTTGAAACTTATTGTATGGCATTTGGAAAAGTTTATACATTTGGTCCAACATTTAGAGCTGAAAATTCTAATACAGGTAGACATGCTGCTGAATTTTGGATGATAGAACCAGAAATTGCTTTTGCAGATTTGAATGATGATATGGAACTAGCAGAAGAGATGACTAAATTTATTATTAATTATGTGTTAGAAAAAGCTCCTGAAGAGATGGAGTTTTTTAATAAATTTATAGATAAAGGACTTATTGAAAGATTAAAACACGTTTCATCTTCTGATTTTGCTAAAGTAACTTATACAGAAGCTATTGAAATTTTAGAAAAATCTAATAAAAAGTTTGATTTTCCTGTGAAATGGGGAAATGATTTACAAACAGAACATGAAAGATATTTAACAGAAGAACATTTTAAAAAACCTGTTTTTGTAACAGATTACCCAAAAGGGATTAAAGCATTTTATATGAAACTTAATCCTGACGAAAAAACTGTTGCAGCTATGGATTTACTTGTTCCTGGAATTGGAGAAATAATAGGAGGAAGTCAAAGAGAAGAAAATTTAGAGACTTTAAAATCTAAAATGGATGAATTAGGATTATCGCAAGAAGATTATTGGTGGTATCTTGATACTAGAAAATATGGAACAGTTGAACATGCAGGGTTTGGACTTGGGTTTGAAAGAATGGTAATGTATGTGACAGGAATGCAAAATATAAGAGATGTTGTGTCATTTCCTAGAACTCCAAAAAATGCAGATTTTTAA
- a CDS encoding ABC transporter ATP-binding protein — protein sequence MIKIKNLYKNFNDFQLFDNFNLIIPKGKVTVILGPSGSGKTTLMRMLSNLDKDFKGEIINNSNIFSYVFQEDRLLPNKTVLDNIEFVLNDSENYLEKIDMTLSILEILDKKNENINNLSGGQKQRVSIARAFISPSDFIIMDEPFKSLDFELKINIIYDFIKLLVQEKKTILLVTHDVLEAILLGDIIHIFSKPPTIIKKTLNVDINKSEREIYSNKIIELEKEIYKYLCSTK from the coding sequence ATGATTAAGATAAAAAATTTATATAAAAATTTTAATGATTTTCAACTATTTGATAATTTTAATTTAATTATTCCCAAAGGAAAAGTTACTGTTATTTTAGGACCATCAGGAAGTGGGAAGACAACTTTAATGAGAATGTTATCAAATCTGGATAAGGATTTTAAAGGTGAGATTATTAATAATAGTAATATTTTTAGTTATGTATTTCAAGAAGATAGACTATTACCAAATAAAACTGTTTTGGATAATATCGAATTTGTTTTAAATGATTCAGAAAATTATTTAGAAAAAATAGATATGACTCTTTCTATTTTAGAGATTTTAGATAAAAAAAATGAAAATATAAATAATTTAAGCGGTGGACAAAAACAAAGAGTTTCCATCGCAAGAGCTTTTATTTCTCCATCAGATTTTATTATAATGGATGAACCATTTAAGTCATTAGATTTTGAATTAAAAATAAATATTATATATGATTTTATTAAATTATTAGTGCAAGAAAAGAAAACAATACTCTTGGTTACACATGATGTTTTGGAAGCAATTTTATTGGGAGATATTATACATATTTTTTCTAAACCTCCTACAATTATAAAAAAAACCTTAAATGTAGATATTAATAAATCTGAAAGAGAGATATATTCTAATAAAATTATTGAATTAGAAAAAGAAATTTATAAATATTTATGCTCTACCAAATGA